One window of Bacillus sp. THAF10 genomic DNA carries:
- a CDS encoding IS1182 family transposase (programmed frameshift) — MLLFNTRNTTQNEVEFVSIEDLVPQDHLLRKIDKYIDFSFILERVRPYYSEDNGRPSLDPLVLFKMMFIGYFYGIRSERQLEKEIQMNIAYRWFLGLRLTDPVPHHSTISWNRRKRFNKTNIFQEIFDEIVLQAMNHKMVGGRVLFTDSTHLKANANKHKFTRKTVEVETREYIEELNQAISEDREKNGKKPLKEREEVKETKEIRKSLTDPDCGFMSRDQKQEMFCYLDHRTTDMKFNIITDAFVTPGNVHDSVPYLSRIDRQMERFEFKVEAVALDSGYLTNPICKGLSDRNIFGVIAHRRFHPIKGLFPKWKFTYQPENNQYICPNGDVLTYRTTTREGYREYKSDPSKCKVCPLLDQCTQSKNHQKVVTRHVWEDHKEQVRLNRLSKSGKMLYKYRKEKVERSFADSKELHGLRYCRLRGEGNVSEQVLLTAACQNMKKIATHLARLG; from the exons ATTCTATTGTTTAATACAAGAAATACAACGCAAAATGAAGTTGAGTTTGTCTCAATTGAAGACCTCGTTCCCCAAGATCATCTACTCAGGAAAATTGATAAGTACATTGATTTTTCCTTCATCCTAGAACGCGTTCGCCCCTACTACTCTGAAGATAATGGACGTCCCTCTTTAGACCCTCTCGTACTTTTCAAAATGATGTTTATTGGCTACTTTTATGGAATTCGCTCCGAAAGACAACTTGAAAAAGAAATTCAAATGAACATCGCGTACCGTTGGTTTTTAGGATTACGTTTAACCGACCCTGTTCCTCACCACTCCACAATTAGTTGGAATCGACGCAAACGTTTTAACAAGACGAATATTTTCCAAGAGATATTCGATGAAATCGTCCTTCAAGCCATGAACCACAAAATGGTTGGTGGACGCGTATTGTTTACGGATTCTACCCATTTAAAAGCAAACGCCAATAAGCATAAGTTCACAAGAAAAACCGTTGAAGTAGAGACACGAGAATACATAGAAGAATTAAATCAAGCTATCAGCGAGGATCGAGAAAAGAACGGAAAAAAGC CTCTAAAAGAACGGGAGGAGGTGAAAGAGACCAAAGAAATCCGCAAAAGTTTAACGGATCCGGATTGTGGCTTTATGTCACGAGATCAAAAGCAAGAAATGTTCTGTTACCTTGACCATCGTACGACGGATATGAAATTTAACATCATTACTGATGCCTTTGTGACTCCTGGAAACGTTCATGACTCTGTTCCTTATCTCTCACGTATAGACCGCCAAATGGAACGCTTTGAATTTAAAGTGGAAGCTGTGGCACTTGACTCTGGTTATCTTACCAATCCCATTTGTAAGGGATTATCGGATAGGAACATCTTTGGAGTAATCGCACATAGAAGGTTTCACCCTATCAAAGGTCTCTTTCCAAAATGGAAATTCACCTATCAACCAGAGAACAATCAATACATTTGCCCAAACGGAGATGTCTTAACCTATCGAACCACCACGCGCGAAGGCTATCGAGAGTATAAATCGGATCCTTCGAAATGTAAGGTTTGTCCTTTACTTGATCAGTGTACACAATCCAAAAATCATCAAAAAGTGGTCACCCGTCACGTATGGGAAGATCATAAAGAACAGGTTCGATTAAACAGGCTTTCTAAGTCTGGAAAAATGCTTTATAAATACAGGAAAGAAAAAGTGGAGCGAAGCTTTGCAGATTCAAAAGAACTGCATGGGCTTCGCTACTGTAGGTTGAGGGGAGAAGGCAATGTGAGTGAACAAGTGTTACTCACAGCAGCCTGCCAAAACATGAAGAAGATTGCCACACACCTAGCCCGGCTAGGCTAG
- a CDS encoding acyltransferase family protein codes for MKKQISEVYWIRGLACLSVVFIHALTRTMSNYELPASTVEILKIVQISLMFATPMFILIFEVILGNAYWDRIPNKFFRKRFSFLFLPYLTIPFIYAIFDIVTTDTNAKVVVDETLTNIQYAYWHGYFILIILQFVLIHAVFVKFLKNVPAWIMLVITFIINAKYLHTANFHFEMMPPIMHDWYSLVRVPFLGWIFYFTVAYYVGKYLKQVKDSRKWGFPLALIAAAGSLYFVLNNYTDGTLTDISSVRYDIMFYTVSLFFVLYYLFSFAKKVPKIVMFISKYSFPIYLLHYIGFDLIIPLLPKMNMGLYIILLFVGGVLIPTGIAKVFNLLPFGKYIVGQLRNVPKNVGQKDKKEYRTA; via the coding sequence ATGAAAAAACAGATTAGCGAAGTCTATTGGATTCGTGGACTAGCTTGTCTCAGCGTCGTTTTCATTCATGCTCTAACTAGAACTATGTCTAACTATGAACTACCAGCATCAACGGTTGAAATATTGAAGATTGTTCAGATATCTCTCATGTTTGCAACACCAATGTTTATCCTGATTTTTGAGGTTATTCTTGGAAATGCTTATTGGGACCGGATCCCGAATAAATTTTTTAGAAAAAGATTTTCGTTTTTATTTTTACCTTATCTTACTATTCCTTTTATCTATGCCATTTTTGATATTGTAACAACAGATACAAATGCAAAAGTGGTGGTGGATGAGACGTTAACGAATATTCAATATGCGTATTGGCATGGATATTTTATTCTTATTATTTTACAATTCGTTTTGATTCATGCTGTATTTGTTAAGTTTCTTAAAAATGTCCCCGCATGGATTATGCTGGTCATTACCTTTATTATTAATGCAAAATATTTGCATACCGCAAATTTTCATTTTGAAATGATGCCACCGATTATGCATGATTGGTATTCTTTAGTTCGTGTACCATTTCTCGGTTGGATTTTTTATTTCACTGTTGCCTATTACGTAGGAAAGTATTTAAAACAAGTAAAGGACAGCAGGAAGTGGGGGTTCCCGTTAGCGCTTATTGCAGCAGCGGGTAGCTTGTATTTTGTGTTGAACAATTATACAGATGGTACCTTAACGGATATTTCGTCCGTTCGATATGATATTATGTTCTACACGGTTTCCTTATTTTTTGTATTATACTATCTGTTTTCATTTGCAAAAAAAGTACCAAAAATCGTGATGTTCATTAGTAAGTACTCGTTTCCCATCTACTTGCTGCATTATATCGGTTTTGATTTAATCATTCCGTTGCTACCAAAAATGAACATGGGATTGTATATCATTCTCTTGTTTGTTGGTGGAGTGTTGATTCCTACAGGTATCGCGAAAGTATTTAACCTTCTGCCATTTGGGAAATACATCGTTGGTCAGCTTCGAAATGTACCAAAAAACGTCGGTCAGAAGGATAAAAAAGAATATAGGACGGCATAA
- the galE gene encoding UDP-glucose 4-epimerase GalE — protein sequence MSILVTGGAGYIGSHTCVELLNAGYEIVIVDNLANSNLVALERIKEISGKDFPYYSVDLLDKEALDNVFNEHSIDAVIHFAGLKAVGESVEKPLFYYHNNITGTLYLCEVMQKHGVKKMVFSSSATVYGLPESVPISEDFPLSATNPYGQTKLMIEQILRDLQVADSEWSVSLLRYFNPIGAHESGRIGEDPNGIPNNLMPFITQVAIGKLEKLQVFGNDYDTVDGTGVRDYIHVVDLAKGHLKALEKVMSTQGVDAFNLGTGKGYSVLEMVKAFEEASGKDVPYDIVDRRPGDIGECYADPTKASEVLGWKAEKGLAEMCEDSWKWQKNNPNGFNI from the coding sequence ATGTCTATTTTAGTCACAGGTGGCGCTGGGTATATTGGGAGCCACACTTGCGTTGAACTTTTAAATGCTGGATATGAAATTGTCATTGTAGATAATCTTGCTAACAGCAATCTGGTAGCGCTAGAACGAATAAAAGAAATTTCAGGAAAAGACTTTCCCTACTATTCGGTAGATTTATTAGATAAAGAAGCCCTTGATAACGTGTTTAATGAGCATTCCATTGATGCTGTGATTCATTTCGCTGGGTTAAAAGCTGTTGGAGAATCGGTAGAAAAGCCATTGTTCTACTACCATAACAACATTACCGGTACACTTTACCTGTGCGAAGTAATGCAAAAGCATGGCGTAAAGAAGATGGTTTTCAGTTCATCTGCCACCGTTTATGGGTTACCAGAAAGTGTACCCATTTCTGAGGATTTCCCATTAAGTGCAACGAATCCTTATGGGCAAACAAAACTAATGATCGAGCAAATTTTACGTGACCTTCAAGTCGCGGATTCTGAGTGGAGTGTATCCCTCCTACGTTATTTCAACCCTATTGGTGCACATGAAAGCGGCCGAATTGGCGAGGATCCAAATGGCATTCCAAACAACCTCATGCCATTTATTACCCAAGTTGCAATCGGCAAGCTGGAGAAGCTTCAGGTGTTTGGCAACGATTATGATACGGTCGATGGCACAGGAGTTCGCGATTACATCCATGTCGTCGATTTGGCAAAGGGACATTTGAAGGCATTGGAAAAAGTGATGAGCACACAAGGTGTGGACGCTTTTAATCTTGGGACAGGCAAAGGCTACAGTGTACTTGAGATGGTCAAAGCTTTTGAGGAAGCGTCAGGAAAAGACGTACCTTATGATATAGTTGATAGAAGACCTGGCGACATCGGAGAGTGCTACGCTGATCCGACGAAGGCAAGCGAAGTGCTTGGCTGGAAAGCAGAAAAAGGCTTGGCAGAAATGTGCGAGGACTCTTGGAAATGGCAAAAAAATAACCCAAATGGATTTAATATATAG
- a CDS encoding pullulanase: protein MRRSFQRGMAAFLSLLLIVSMFAGFTASASAVNGDKQGQTQVQQTDESTQENISNAQMQNEPKEAGEIPENTLRIHYQRTDNSYENLGLWLWGDVAAPSENWPSGGTSFKPDQMTDYGTYLDIELKDGAQNVGFLVLNTTNGDKDGGDKALEIFTPELNEVWIKEGSDEVSIIEPAEIPADTVRIHYERTNADYDGWGLWNWEDVESPSDGWPNGAADAAGVGKYGAYYDIKLKQDANKIGFLFVNKQSGAQTGDMTFDMLTQYDQLFVKEGENKVYTNPYGTVPIALLAGEVLSDKLLALTFTKTEGLNAAELKEQLAITDKEGQAVEVADITIEDTQTVHVHGSFDLEKVPFEATYGDRTIPLKTGWKLIDEMYGYDGKLGAELHKNGKATLRVWSPKADHVSAVIYDKKDQNKVVATVPMTLGDSGVWTVKLDKKNTGVKKLKGYYYHYEITHGEETKLALDPYAQSMAAWNSDAGVPVGKAAIVDVSSIGPKLDYAKIPGFEKSEDTIIYEVHVRDFTSDPNIAEDVKARFGTFASFVEKLDYIQDLGVTHIQLLPVMSYYYSNEMAAGERMLDYASTGTNYNWGYDPHSYFSLSGMYSENPEDPERRIKEFKNLIKEIHKRDMGVVLDVVYNHTAQVSIFEDLVPNYYHFMDADGTPRTSFGGGRLGTTHKMSRRVLVDSIKHWVDEYKVDGFRFDMMGDHDAESIQIAYDEAKKLNPNIVMIGEGWVTFAGDEGEPVQAADQQWMQYTESVGSFSDEFRNELKSGFGSEGQPRFLTGGARNVQQIFDNIKAQPHNFSADDPGDVVQYIAAHDNLTLYDVIAQSIKKDPEIPENNLEIHKRIRLGNAMVLTSQGKAFLHAGQEFGRTKQWRTEASTAPYKSTYMTDASGEPFVYPYFIHDSYDSSDIINRLDWEKATDAEKYPVNHVTGEYTKGLIKLRRSSDAFRLGTRELIEENVTLLNAPEMLEQDLVVAYRSVSTSGVEYYTFVNADTKARTLTLSTDLTDGVVVVDGDEAGVDVVSEPSGFELTSSDITLEPLTTVVVRVGEEPGACKGKDDDDDEDEDDDEDDDDANEDKNNCKGKGKHKDKD from the coding sequence ATGAGGAGAAGCTTTCAAAGGGGTATGGCGGCATTTCTATCTCTACTTCTAATTGTTTCAATGTTTGCTGGATTCACAGCAAGTGCTAGTGCAGTCAATGGAGACAAGCAAGGACAGACACAGGTGCAGCAAACGGATGAATCTACACAAGAAAACATCAGTAACGCACAAATGCAAAATGAACCAAAAGAAGCTGGGGAAATACCAGAAAACACGTTGCGGATTCATTATCAACGAACCGACAACAGCTACGAAAACTTAGGTCTCTGGCTGTGGGGGGACGTGGCGGCACCTTCTGAAAACTGGCCATCAGGGGGCACCTCGTTTAAACCGGACCAAATGACAGACTATGGCACGTACCTGGATATTGAGCTGAAGGATGGCGCACAAAATGTTGGTTTCCTTGTTCTTAACACAACAAACGGCGACAAGGATGGCGGCGACAAAGCACTAGAAATTTTTACGCCTGAGCTCAATGAGGTTTGGATAAAAGAAGGCTCTGATGAGGTTTCCATTATTGAACCGGCGGAGATCCCAGCAGACACCGTTCGAATCCACTATGAGAGAACGAACGCGGACTATGATGGCTGGGGATTATGGAATTGGGAGGATGTTGAAAGTCCTTCCGATGGTTGGCCAAATGGAGCCGCAGATGCAGCAGGAGTTGGCAAATATGGTGCTTACTACGATATTAAGCTGAAACAAGATGCGAACAAAATAGGTTTTCTGTTTGTGAACAAACAATCAGGAGCGCAAACTGGGGATATGACATTTGATATGCTAACACAATACGATCAACTTTTTGTAAAAGAAGGGGAAAACAAGGTTTACACGAACCCTTACGGAACGGTACCAATCGCACTTTTAGCAGGTGAGGTTTTGTCAGATAAGCTTTTGGCCCTGACTTTTACCAAAACAGAAGGCTTAAATGCCGCAGAATTAAAAGAACAATTGGCTATAACCGATAAGGAAGGCCAAGCAGTGGAAGTTGCCGATATTACCATTGAGGACACGCAAACCGTCCATGTGCATGGTAGCTTTGACTTAGAAAAAGTGCCATTTGAGGCGACTTATGGCGACCGAACCATTCCCTTAAAAACAGGCTGGAAGCTTATAGACGAAATGTACGGCTATGATGGGAAGCTTGGTGCTGAACTTCATAAGAACGGAAAGGCTACATTAAGAGTTTGGTCTCCAAAAGCCGACCATGTTTCGGCTGTCATTTACGATAAGAAGGACCAGAATAAAGTAGTGGCTACGGTGCCAATGACATTAGGAGACAGCGGAGTCTGGACAGTCAAGCTTGATAAAAAGAATACCGGAGTGAAAAAGCTGAAGGGCTACTATTATCACTATGAGATTACGCATGGTGAGGAAACGAAGCTGGCACTAGATCCTTACGCCCAATCGATGGCTGCTTGGAATAGTGATGCGGGTGTTCCCGTTGGAAAAGCCGCGATTGTGGATGTAAGCTCGATCGGTCCTAAGCTTGATTATGCCAAAATTCCAGGCTTTGAAAAAAGCGAGGATACCATCATTTATGAGGTGCATGTGCGCGATTTTACCTCTGACCCGAATATCGCAGAGGATGTAAAGGCACGCTTTGGTACCTTTGCTTCGTTTGTGGAAAAACTGGATTATATTCAAGATCTAGGAGTTACGCATATCCAATTGCTACCGGTAATGAGCTATTACTATAGTAATGAAATGGCAGCTGGTGAACGAATGCTGGACTATGCTTCAACTGGTACGAACTATAACTGGGGCTATGATCCACACAGCTACTTCTCGCTTTCTGGGATGTACTCGGAGAATCCTGAGGATCCGGAGCGAAGAATTAAAGAATTCAAGAATTTGATAAAAGAAATCCATAAACGCGATATGGGTGTGGTTCTCGATGTGGTCTACAACCATACAGCTCAGGTTTCCATTTTTGAAGACCTTGTACCAAATTACTATCATTTTATGGACGCCGATGGCACACCTCGAACAAGCTTTGGTGGCGGCCGTCTTGGTACGACCCATAAGATGTCTCGACGGGTGCTAGTTGACTCCATCAAGCATTGGGTGGACGAATATAAGGTCGATGGTTTCCGTTTTGACATGATGGGCGATCATGACGCAGAAAGCATCCAAATTGCCTATGACGAAGCAAAAAAATTAAATCCAAACATCGTCATGATTGGCGAAGGCTGGGTAACCTTTGCTGGAGATGAAGGAGAGCCAGTCCAAGCAGCCGACCAGCAGTGGATGCAGTACACCGAATCTGTTGGAAGCTTTTCTGACGAATTCCGAAATGAGCTGAAATCAGGATTTGGCAGCGAAGGGCAGCCGCGTTTCCTCACAGGTGGTGCGCGCAATGTCCAGCAGATTTTTGACAATATTAAGGCGCAGCCGCACAATTTTTCAGCGGATGACCCAGGCGATGTGGTCCAATATATTGCAGCACATGACAACCTAACCCTTTATGATGTTATTGCTCAATCGATTAAAAAAGATCCTGAAATTCCTGAGAACAATCTTGAAATTCATAAACGCATCCGACTTGGAAATGCCATGGTGTTAACCTCTCAAGGGAAGGCATTCCTTCATGCAGGTCAAGAATTCGGACGTACCAAGCAGTGGAGAACAGAAGCATCAACTGCACCATACAAGTCCACCTATATGACAGATGCGAGCGGTGAGCCTTTTGTGTACCCTTATTTCATTCACGATTCTTATGATTCTTCGGATATCATTAATCGTCTGGATTGGGAAAAGGCAACGGATGCGGAAAAGTATCCTGTAAACCATGTGACAGGGGAGTATACAAAGGGTCTGATTAAGCTGCGTCGTTCCTCCGATGCCTTCCGCCTTGGAACGCGTGAGTTAATTGAAGAAAACGTCACATTACTTAATGCTCCTGAAATGCTGGAGCAAGATCTAGTTGTCGCATACCGCAGTGTTTCTACAAGCGGCGTGGAATACTACACGTTTGTGAACGCAGACACGAAAGCTCGAACATTAACACTAAGCACCGATCTGACGGATGGTGTGGTTGTGGTCGATGGAGATGAAGCTGGTGTAGATGTTGTTTCGGAGCCAAGTGGATTTGAACTCACTTCTTCTGATATCACTCTTGAGCCACTGACTACTGTTGTGGTACGGGTTGGTGAGGAGCCAGGAGCTTGTAAGGGCAAAGATGATGACGATGATGAAGACGAAGACGATGACGAAGACGATGATGATGCCAATGAAGATAAGAACAATTGTAAGGGCAAGGGCAAGCACAAGGATAAGGACTAA
- a CDS encoding YecA family protein: MEKLHSIRRKWDIGNASKLKKAELVNLLAKEVPENLPVLVKKWDDKRFDLLVKLAKNNGKMTTKVTDVAASFYLKDSGIIFPIYEKEKKMLVLPIEFVEKVKELESDNEIRKVIKRNTEWIKIVKGLLFYYGALESGTLFDFMIERYELDLSELRAFLDVVHEGEMFYDEYEIRDGYFAEVSASDPAEVLKEHAIRANVPYFPFSKKELIRAGSSDDYVDRTSQYLKLVSFLQKNGSLSKGDAEDIVAEISWSYRFGDDFNSGLHMIANEIIFEKESDIRNLLDDFLLPFYHSTKQWSLKGHSPDELSSSNDKKAARTPVNNVVSFESRQKVGRNDPCPCGSGKKFKKCCGD; encoded by the coding sequence ATGGAGAAGCTACATTCCATCCGTAGAAAGTGGGATATTGGGAATGCTAGTAAACTGAAAAAAGCGGAGCTAGTGAACTTACTAGCAAAAGAAGTACCTGAGAACTTACCAGTCCTTGTGAAGAAATGGGACGACAAACGATTTGACTTGTTAGTTAAACTGGCTAAAAACAATGGGAAGATGACAACGAAGGTAACAGATGTCGCTGCCTCGTTCTATCTTAAAGATTCCGGAATAATTTTTCCTATCTATGAGAAGGAGAAAAAAATGCTTGTTTTACCTATTGAGTTCGTAGAAAAGGTAAAAGAGCTAGAGAGTGATAACGAGATTCGGAAGGTAATCAAGCGAAATACTGAGTGGATTAAAATAGTGAAAGGGCTCTTATTCTACTATGGAGCACTAGAGTCAGGCACCCTATTCGACTTTATGATAGAAAGGTACGAATTAGATCTTTCTGAATTACGAGCTTTCCTTGATGTCGTGCATGAGGGTGAGATGTTTTATGATGAGTACGAGATAAGAGACGGTTATTTTGCAGAAGTTTCTGCTTCCGATCCGGCAGAAGTATTGAAAGAACACGCAATCCGCGCAAATGTTCCCTACTTTCCTTTTTCAAAAAAAGAACTTATTCGAGCGGGCAGTAGTGATGACTATGTGGATCGAACCTCGCAATATTTGAAATTAGTGTCGTTTTTGCAGAAAAATGGCTCGCTATCTAAAGGTGATGCTGAAGATATAGTAGCTGAAATTTCGTGGAGTTACCGGTTTGGTGATGATTTTAATAGTGGATTGCACATGATAGCAAATGAGATTATTTTTGAAAAAGAAAGTGATATTCGGAATTTGTTAGACGATTTCCTCCTCCCCTTTTATCACAGCACAAAGCAATGGAGTTTAAAAGGGCATTCACCGGATGAATTGAGTTCTAGCAACGATAAAAAAGCAGCTCGCACTCCTGTTAATAATGTCGTGAGTTTCGAATCAAGGCAAAAAGTTGGCAGAAATGATCCATGTCCATGTGGCAGCGGCAAAAAATTCAAAAAGTGTTGCGGTGATTAA
- a CDS encoding DUF4064 domain-containing protein, which translates to MKRTTEIVLSVIAVVLSGLTALMGLFFNSMFGDPEMRDMMEQEMSADPALEGQDMTAIMDMIEMVGPSLLIVGILSLVLGIIGIIAIKGNKKPILAGVMLILAALIIGIGTIGVAFIPAILFLIAGIMSLVRKPKTVEI; encoded by the coding sequence ATGAAACGTACAACAGAGATAGTTTTATCTGTCATTGCGGTAGTGTTAAGCGGCTTAACGGCATTGATGGGACTGTTCTTTAATAGCATGTTTGGGGACCCAGAAATGCGTGACATGATGGAACAGGAAATGAGTGCAGATCCAGCTCTAGAAGGTCAAGATATGACGGCCATCATGGATATGATTGAAATGGTCGGACCATCTCTTCTAATCGTTGGTATTCTATCACTAGTACTTGGAATTATCGGAATCATCGCTATTAAAGGCAACAAAAAGCCTATCCTAGCAGGCGTGATGCTTATCCTTGCAGCACTTATTATCGGTATTGGAACCATTGGTGTCGCATTTATTCCAGCTATCCTATTCTTAATCGCAGGTATCATGAGCTTAGTGCGTAAGCCTAAAACAGTAGAAATATAA
- the thrS gene encoding threonine--tRNA ligase, giving the protein MIKVKLANGEYREFVRGVSLAEVASALGSSLGKKAVGGKVNGEVVDLHHKLVMDVEVSIFTLDSPEGLEMMRHTAAHVLAQAVRRIFGDETVKLAIGPVVENGFYYDMKLEQSLAPDDLHAIEKEMMKIVGENFQISRREISYEEAMSIFKDQPYKLEILQELDPRQKISIYQQGEFIDLCRGPHLPSTGMVKAFKLTRVSGAYWRGDKNNDVLQRVYGVAFPTKAELKEYLEAMEEAAKRDHRKLGKQLELFMFSEEAPGMPFYLPKGQIVRNELERFARDMQNEASYEEVRTPFMLNQQLWEKSGHWEHYKENMYFTEVDEKKYALKPMNCPGHMLIFKNKLHSYRDLPIRMAEFGQVHRHEFSGALNGMLRVRTFCQDDAHIFVREDQMESEIKLVMGFIDRVYRTFGFDYSVELSTRPEDSLGEDELWEHSESALRNVLESLGVSYHLNEGDGAFYGPKIDFHIKDALKRSHQCATIQLDFQMPEKFDLAYVNEQGEKRRPVVIHRAVFGSIDRFFGILVEHFAGAFPVWLAPVQVEIIPVAELHLEYCLQVKAALAERGVRVKVNASNEKLGYKIREAQVQKIPYALVVGDAEAAAGQVNVRKYGEKKSQSISLSEFISSVVQQIKERG; this is encoded by the coding sequence ATGATAAAGGTTAAATTGGCAAATGGAGAGTACCGGGAGTTTGTGAGGGGAGTATCATTGGCGGAGGTGGCTTCGGCCCTTGGAAGTAGTTTGGGGAAAAAGGCGGTTGGTGGAAAGGTGAATGGTGAGGTGGTGGATTTGCATCATAAGCTTGTGATGGATGTGGAGGTTTCGATTTTTACTTTAGATTCTCCGGAAGGTCTAGAAATGATGAGGCATACTGCGGCTCATGTACTTGCTCAAGCAGTTAGGCGGATTTTTGGAGACGAGACAGTGAAGCTTGCAATCGGTCCTGTAGTGGAGAATGGCTTCTACTATGACATGAAATTAGAACAAAGCTTGGCACCTGACGACCTTCATGCGATAGAAAAAGAAATGATGAAAATTGTTGGGGAGAACTTTCAAATTAGTCGCAGGGAGATTTCTTATGAGGAAGCAATGAGTATCTTTAAGGATCAGCCCTACAAATTGGAGATCCTCCAAGAACTCGATCCTAGACAAAAAATCTCCATTTACCAACAAGGGGAGTTCATTGACCTATGTCGGGGTCCGCACCTCCCTTCCACTGGGATGGTAAAAGCTTTCAAGCTTACTCGAGTATCTGGGGCTTATTGGCGAGGAGATAAAAATAATGATGTGTTGCAGCGGGTTTATGGGGTTGCTTTTCCAACTAAGGCTGAACTGAAGGAATATTTGGAGGCTATGGAGGAAGCAGCAAAGCGGGATCACCGCAAATTAGGCAAACAGCTTGAGCTTTTTATGTTTTCAGAGGAAGCACCTGGTATGCCGTTTTACTTGCCAAAGGGGCAGATAGTCCGCAATGAGTTAGAGAGGTTTGCACGTGACATGCAGAACGAGGCCTCGTATGAAGAAGTGCGCACTCCTTTTATGTTAAACCAGCAGCTCTGGGAGAAGTCGGGGCATTGGGAGCACTACAAAGAGAACATGTATTTTACAGAAGTGGATGAAAAAAAGTATGCATTAAAGCCCATGAACTGTCCGGGACATATGCTTATTTTTAAAAATAAACTGCATTCGTATCGCGATTTGCCTATAAGGATGGCAGAGTTTGGGCAGGTCCATCGACATGAATTCAGCGGAGCATTAAATGGAATGCTTCGTGTACGGACATTTTGCCAGGACGATGCGCACATTTTTGTGAGAGAAGATCAGATGGAGAGTGAGATTAAGCTGGTGATGGGGTTTATCGACCGAGTGTATCGGACTTTTGGATTTGACTATTCGGTAGAGCTATCGACACGACCAGAAGATTCGCTTGGCGAGGATGAACTTTGGGAGCATTCAGAGTCTGCTCTACGAAATGTGCTAGAGAGCTTAGGAGTTTCCTATCATCTTAACGAGGGCGATGGTGCATTTTATGGACCAAAAATTGATTTTCATATAAAAGATGCCCTAAAGCGCAGTCACCAATGCGCAACAATTCAGCTTGATTTTCAAATGCCGGAGAAGTTTGATTTGGCCTATGTTAATGAGCAAGGGGAGAAAAGGCGACCGGTGGTGATTCATAGGGCGGTGTTTGGGTCGATTGATCGGTTCTTTGGGATTTTGGTGGAGCACTTTGCTGGAGCATTTCCGGTATGGCTTGCGCCAGTGCAGGTGGAAATTATTCCAGTAGCAGAGCTGCATTTGGAGTACTGCTTACAGGTGAAAGCAGCGTTAGCAGAACGAGGAGTTCGCGTGAAGGTGAATGCTTCCAATGAAAAACTGGGCTATAAAATCCGCGAAGCTCAGGTGCAAAAAATTCCTTATGCATTGGTGGTTGGGGATGCCGAAGCTGCAGCTGGTCAAGTAAATGTACGAAAATACGGCGAAAAAAAATCACAAAGTATTTCACTCAGTGAATTCATTTCTAGTGTGGTTCAGCAAATAAAAGAGCGAGGGTAA
- a CDS encoding class I SAM-dependent methyltransferase has translation MNVKNAQEYDNPTLYDIENDSYLPELALLEKWARIQGGPIVDLACGTGRVTIPLAKKGFTVIGVDIHPKMLLQAKEKAISQELNINWVEQDCTKLHLSQKCNFIFSVGNSFQHFLTNEEQDGFLASVSKHLKRGGVFIFGTRFPSKEELMQPTTKEFWKSYIDSGTQQKVDLFTISDYDALTQIQHYITIRNFHNQVGELTHEQRTTISLRYTYPQEMKRLLDQHGFEMVALYQDWNETPITSESYEMIYVVRKK, from the coding sequence ATGAATGTAAAAAATGCTCAGGAATACGATAACCCAACTCTGTATGATATAGAGAATGATTCATACCTTCCAGAACTGGCCCTGCTTGAGAAATGGGCTCGCATTCAAGGTGGTCCAATCGTTGATTTGGCTTGTGGAACAGGCAGGGTAACCATCCCTTTAGCCAAAAAAGGATTTACTGTTATCGGAGTAGATATTCACCCAAAAATGCTCTTGCAAGCTAAAGAGAAAGCCATTAGCCAAGAGTTGAACATAAATTGGGTAGAGCAGGACTGTACAAAACTACATCTGTCCCAAAAATGTAATTTCATATTTTCAGTGGGAAATTCGTTTCAACATTTCTTAACAAACGAAGAGCAAGATGGTTTCTTAGCGTCTGTCAGTAAGCATTTGAAACGAGGTGGGGTGTTTATTTTTGGCACCCGTTTTCCAAGCAAAGAAGAGCTGATGCAGCCGACTACAAAGGAGTTTTGGAAATCATACATAGATAGCGGAACTCAGCAAAAAGTCGATCTATTTACTATTAGTGACTATGACGCTCTCACCCAAATTCAACACTATATTACTATTAGGAATTTTCACAATCAGGTTGGCGAGTTAACCCATGAGCAACGCACCACCATCAGTCTTCGTTACACCTACCCTCAGGAGATGAAGAGATTGTTAGATCAGCATGGTTTTGAGATGGTCGCTCTGTATCAAGATTGGAATGAAACCCCCATAACATCAGAGAGTTATGAGATGATTTATGTGGTAAGGAAAAAATAA